The following DNA comes from Centroberyx gerrardi isolate f3 chromosome 4, fCenGer3.hap1.cur.20231027, whole genome shotgun sequence.
CAAACAGAGGCTGCCGTATTGGAGGTAATAGATCAACAGCCCCAGCTCTTTCATTGTTCGCAGCAGGCATTCAAGCATTTGCTTCCTGGAGACACTGGTGATGCTTGGAGACTATGGAGCCAGCTCAGCTTGGGCTGTATTGTAAATACAGACggctctgggagagagagagtgggtgaacagaacagaatactcTTAGTGAGAGTGCAGCGTAATGGCAGACTAGTAAAACTTACTAAAAATGAAGGATGATGTATTTTTTATGCCAGATGATACAGAAGATCCACAGTGTTTGATACAAACTAAATTACAGTAGGTAGGTATAACAgtataacattataacattatagtGTGCACAACCTGCACATAAttagtgtgtatttgttttccaaTCTTACCATAATGAGTCTGAAAAGATTATTATAATCATCATCTATGTCAGTCCATCACAGAGGGCATCAGGCTTTAGGTGGCAAGAAAACTGAGTCATgcaatatttgaaaataattctTGGTGCTTGTTTTAACCTGACATTACATTGAGTGCCAGAAGGTTCACACAATCACAGAAAGTATTAAAAAGTCAATttagaatatgttttttttttttactgacaaCTTGCCTGATTTTTGAATTGTTGTCATGCTGTAAACCACCCCCATCTggtactaaaataaaacaaacactaagaactATATGGCAATTCTATTTGACTCAGGTCTGGGTGGTAATTGTCAAATAGGATTTCTGGAATGTTACTTCTCAAAACGTGAATGAGAGTAATAGCAAAATCggttcctctctcctttcctccaaaTCTCAGAGTCATTCCTGGAGTACCTGAACCAGTCGACGGCGTTCTGCAGCCAGTTTGAGAATGGCCAGTGGTATTGCTATGTCCTGCTGATCCTCTTCACCTTCGCCCTGCCTGTGGGCATCCTGGGAAACATAGCAGCACTAATCAACTACACTTGCTTCAGGAAAACGTCGAGCACCAGCAATATTTTCCTGTTGAACTTGGCCCTGTGCGACTCCGCCTGGATCCTCACCCTCCCCTTCAATATCTACTTCAGCCTGCAGAGGCCCTACCTCAAAGACATCCAGATCTTCTGCCAGTTCAAGAAGATCTGCTTCAACATCAACATATATGGCAgcatcctcttcctcactctcatcAGTTTCGACCGGTACGCTGGGACCGTGCACCCCATCAGCTCTCTGCGGTGGTGGGATGTGGGAAAAGCCAAGTTATGCTCAGCCTGCACATGGGTGGTGCTCGTCCTGGGTTCCATCCCCGACTTGTTTGTAACCTTCGCCATCCGGCGGCCGGGAAACGTCACTGTGTGCATGGACCACATCCAGGGCCCCTTTGTCTACGTCAAGACCATCACTATTATCAGAACATTAGTGGTCTTCATCCTGCCCTTCAGCGTCATGCTGGCTTTTTACGCGATGACGGTGCGTGTGCTGAGGCGTCTCCCGAGCAGCAGGAGGCGCAGGGGAGAGCAGCGGGCGGGAGGGAAGCCCATGCGGCTCATCACTGCCGCCCTGCTCGTCTTTGTGGTCTCCTTCGTGCCCTACCACGTCATGATCATCACCCTGGTGTTCATGAGGATCCGCGACCAGGTGACGCCGTCGAACACCAGCGTCCTCTACGCCTCCTACGAGTTCTTTGAGGCGATATGCAGCGTGAGCAGCTGCCTGGACCCGGTGCTGTACATCCTGGCTAGCGAGAAGTTCCAGAGGAGGCTGCTGGCCTTGAGAAGAGACCAGTACAGGAGGATGTGCTGCAGAGCCAGCAGGAGGGTTGGGGTGATTGGGTGATTGAGTAGATTTGATGCATGATTTTAcagctaatttcacttgttAACTTAAGTGCCTTTGGCTGTATCACTATCAGGCATAGGCCGGTATCAAATGTTAATGGTGCAATTATCTTGGCCAAAAATATGCTAGTAAACTGTATTATTATGGAATTTACAGAAATTACTGTAGCTGAAAAAATGCCAAAACTAGGTAAAATCGCTGCATGTTTTGCAtaacaaaaacactttttattttactgatattgtaataaaaTCTTCACACAATTGCACACTGAACACTATAATGAACATATAGCATTTGTTCTGTTTAGATATTCATATTTGAATTTATACATTGACAATGGTAAAGTCAGACTCAATGTTAGTAGCCATAGCAGTAAAAATTGGCAGCGGTCTCATCCCCATTCATGCTTTTACAGCTGTATATAGTGAAATCAGTATACAGTCCACTTCTCATTGACAGTCATTGTCAAAAGAGATTAAAATCATTTCCCAATGGAGTTCAATTTATGTTTCAGTTGAGATGAAAAGTATAAGTTATTGATTGAATGTACTGATTTATTGATTCATGGTCCCTGTGCGGTTAAGTCTGACTTTAAATCACCTCTGGAATAAGAGAAGAGCATAGCTGAGTGAATACAACatcctatttttcattttcaacagcAGTGGGATTAAATCCTGTTGTGGTCTTATCATCGCAGCCCTGCAAACAGCCCACAAACAGCCCACAAACACCTCCTGATCAAATATGTTGCTTGTAGTGCAGTGAACCAGACACTAGACATGGAAAAAGGTGATCAAAATGAACCAGTCACGATGAAAGAAGCAAACACTGGGCtttgaaaaaccaaaacatgGCTCTTGTTTGGTCAAATGTTGATTCTTGAACCATTGATATCATTGTCTTTCGATCGCAGTCACTCCTCCTTCTATTACAGCCATGCAGTTGAGCACACATTTTAGGGTCCAATGTGTAGGTCTACCGTAtcctgttttcctgtttcaGCATAAGAACACACTGGCACTCCTTAGGGATCCTAATGAACCCTCTTTCTCAAAAACAAACCCAGAGTGCCTGAGCCTGAGCTATGGCTTTGCCTGGATCTTAGCATGTACACAACCGCAACCCCATCCATCACACAGCCGGCTGTGTCGCTGAGCTACAGCGTCACCGCGGGCTTGGGAATAGCCATGACGACGGTCGCTAGGGTCCCCAGAGCTGTAGCCCCCTGTAACTGGGTGTCTGGATAATAAATCAGAGGTGGGAAGTGACAGCAGCACTCCCTGCACAGGGAGACTGCAGCACGGAGAGGCGAGACACAGAGAGCCGGCTACTGGGCCAAACCACTGTACCTGTTCCCGTCAGCGGCTTGTTGAATCATTTCCTTTTGTTATTTATGGTTTGGCTCCGGACCAAAGGACTCATACATATTAAGTAAATAAGCAATTTCCTTTTGGCTCTTTTCCTTTGTTTGCCCACTCTCGTCATTAttgctctgtctttgtctcGCTCTCTGCTCTGCAAACACCTGTGCGTTTTATCCTTTATTGCAAGCAGATGGACAGTGCAGGGAGTTCACTCCATGAGCAAAGCCCATGTTTAATGACATCTTTGAGGTTGTGAAACAAATGTAGGGTAGAGATTACCTATCGAGCCAGACTGCTGTTTGGATCTCTGTGTAAGTAATTCTGTTGAATTGGGGGCTACAGAAGACACTCACGACACTAACAAATCTGCAGTTACAATTCTCTTGAACTAACTAACAGCAGAAATACACACCCACTCAAAACAACATCTTGTAGACACGGCAGGAGTGTTGGATAGTGCCGTGGATTCGCGAACAgcaacacaaccacacacataaacacacatcaacacTGCACTGAAATGCATCAAAGACATCAACATCTAGACAGCGGCTCCGTGTGGTGAGGCAGCACTATAAATTACAGCTGTAGGGGCAAAGCTGGGCCCTGGCACCAGAGCAATATCTATTATTTACAGAGGAGGGGGCAGCTTCTGAGGCCAACTAAAAGGGAGAGGCCCAACGTGATGGACAGTGTAAAACATACTGCTCTACAGAGTGCCATATGTTGTAGGAGGCTGAATACTCCTCCAGGACTCTCATCCAGCACATGAGGCAGATAACCATGCAGATACTTGGAGATCAGCCCTTTGGATCAGTCCAGCTGAAGCTGGCATTTGGAATTCCTTGGCGACATGAACAGGAACGTCAGGAACAGCATCAAAAGTATCCACACAAATAGATGGAGATTCACAAGTATATTTAAATCTAAAAATGCAATTAAGTTTAAGGACTGTGAATATGGTTAAGCTAATGCAAATAGACCTGTTTGTGTGAAagtattaatatatatatataaaaagtgttaaaaactgtttatgcataaataaataaagttaagCATATACTCAGTTTAcatgtttttcaaatgatggGTTACAGATACAAATCCATCTGCATTTATTTGTCCATTGTGCATATATgactgaaaatataatatagtaCACATATTTATTCACAAATGTTAATTCAGTTTACATGTTTTTTGAATAGTAGGTTACAGATACAAATACCTGTGCATTTATTTGTGCAATGTGTTTTAAACATGCGGTGTCTGACATATATTCCTGAGTTGAGTGATATTTGTTTTGCCTCCATTTGAAACTGCTTGATCCCCATACAAAccacacactacatacacacactatacacaaaacacacacagacacagaaaatagtcccgaCCATACACACTTATGCATAAATGCCAAGATACCCACACGCACTCTCAACTgccacacaatcacacactcaaacacccCACAGCCTCCCACacaaatacaagcacacacaaacacacacattcacacatgcacagacagccccacatccacccacccacccactcctacacacacacacacacacacacacacacacaaacttaacTTTAACCCCTAGCCACAGTGCCATACATAAGCCATCTCAGCCCTTGCACAGCACAGTAATAACACATGACAGAACCCAGATGGCATCCTCCAGGCTACAATCATCAGGATCAGGGAAAGGCAAGGAGAGGCACTCAACTACAGAACAACCAAAgatatcactctctctctctctccctctctctctctctctctctctcacgcacacacacacacacacacacacacactcagagctcGGCAGGAGGGCCACTGATGTCAGAGATGGGACATCTCTGTGATCAAAGCAAACAGAATCTCGCATTACAGTCGTCTTCTCTTGTTCTGTTCACACTATTCTGAGGCTTCCAGTGACTCATCGAGGGCAAAGATGAACGGCCAATGTTTGATTCGGTGTAAGTGTCAGTAATAGTATGCGAGGTAGGGCCTAATCCGGTTAGGATGGCTTTCCACGTGGCTCGAAATTACCCTTCAATTTACCTTTTAGAATTCACACAGCCTTGGAGAGAGATAGGtgaatgtattatgttaatCTACTGTAGGGACTGAGGCAGCACAAAAGGGAACGAGAAGCAGTTCGCCTTCCTCATTATGGAGATGGGCAGTTATTTACAGTGAAGGCGGACTGGAAACCTGAGTGCTGCGGTGCTGCGTCATCGCAGAGGGGAAAACAAGCAATGAGAAGGTGATGGAgagtttgttattattatatctaAACATTTCTCCAGCTCAATGACAGTGATTCTCAGCTGTTTTACTTGGACCCCCAGATTCTGTCAAACTACAGAGATGTTACGGCAGAAATATTGTTGTGATTTTTGATTTGGCCAAGTCAATTCAGTGAAAGCCATCTTTTTTCAGCTTAGAACTTTCTCCAAAATGAATTCATGCCTTCATCTCCTCCCGCCGGGATTACTGTAAATCCTTGTACATTGTATTAGTCGGTCATCCATGTCCTGCCTGCAAATAGTTCAGATCACTGCTGCCGGGCCTCTAACTGGCTtcaggaggaggaacaacaTCACCCTTTTGTTGACTTCTCTTCACTGACTCCCAGTAtgtttcagaattgattttaaagtaataatccgcaacgtttttttatgaataaatgtttattttgctACTCTATTGGTTgctgatacaacacaatagtgattcaacctatacccagttcatggaagcttttacatttttttgttctgaACACCAAGTGTCAGGtgggtctttcccgggaaatagatgcacacaggaagtgatgtcttTCACGTTTCCAACAggagcaacagcggtttgtttggaataaatggaagaagaactgggtaattAGCGTgcgcagcgatagccaccatggctgaatagacaaagaagagagcgccacctacagaaattcaaacttcatcaaaagaaaatccaaggaggACGTCACAGTacactgaggggcgaattcacaaagaatggattgcggccgctaatagcaccatgaattgcgcaTCATTTGCacccgctatttgctccgtctcaaggaccgattcacaaaagatattgcgctaatgatatgccagcgcaaacacgcccataacctgttgcagctgagcgcaatttgcccctgttttgcgtctgattgcaattaccaatgtggcaaagtataaacgttGCCTTTGCGCgaagaacacagtaggcaggacaatggcagagagaaagagaaaaatgaaatttttagacggcgagctgcaagtcctgatggacaaggtgcagaggcattcctcaaaacttcaggcaagagatttaaccgggactgcgagaaaccatatttgggatttaatatccaagtctgtcagtctgtcagtgctgtgtttccaaacgcaccttcagactgcaaaagaagatggcatgatttgaagcggagaacaaaggagaatgtattcatttatttttcatgacacaattgcatcatgtcactgcatcctttgtttgtcattgcatctcactgcatcccaaaataaactagaagggcccctcgcgagcgcagacctccgccaaggccaatccagtcttctatgatatgcaaatgtgcaagcgcaaccaatatacggatccgctccaaaatttaatgggttcttccttggcccatgctacacccttccacgaagtttcatgaaaatcgggccagtagtttttccgtaatcctgctgacagacagacaaacaaaacataacctccttggcggaggtaatactgtaaatgagtttgagcggggctgtccatggtgctgaatctttaggccaaaataaagcccactgtgctgactagtgagataagtgaaaatgaaattgagttgtattgattgtttggttgtactgatttatttgcttttgttggtgaagcaatctgtgttaaagttctatagtaataataataataatgtcaaaatattatttacagacaattttattttttaggtaacacaaaggtggaattgttgcagagacatttgcaaggtcaattcaattcaattctcagttaaatcaacaagtgataaagtctgggcgtgacaccccttataaatgcttcagttaccaccaactctctgaagacgctaataatttcactctaactgcgtgtggcaattagcgccgagctttgtgaattggactgtttttgcaatgaggctcatttgcatagaaagggggcaattttgcgccaaatgtatgcatattacctaatttaaatacgtgcaaatagcacaggagcaccgagacgctatttgcgtggcagcgcagttagcggggcatttcaccctttgcgagtgctttgtgaattagacggtttctttttgtcttatttgcacaggtttagcgtcagcaaaagccgcgcaatccttttgtgaattcgcccctgagtTACACTGAGTGATCTCTAGGAAGTGCAGAGCAaacacaccacagcaatgactgcttatcaccaaagatgtcaccaggataaaacaaaaacaatttttttgaattttgtggattaccactttaagattctgatgtttgtttttaaggCTCTGAATGGGTTTGGCATTACATATATCTCtgatcttcctcctcctcatttgaCCTCCTGGACCCTTGGCTTATCGCTCTTGGATGTTCCACCGTCTAGATTTAAGCTTACGGGGGATCGTGACTTCGCTGTTGCTGCCTCTGTGGAACAGATTGAGGTCTACTGCTTCTATTGACTCATCAAAACTAATCTCAAAACCTATCTCTATTTTTTTAGCCTTTGACTCTGATtgatctgcctgtgtgtgtgtttgtgcaagtgaTTTTAGTCTTTCTGCTTTGTGTTGCTtgtctgcagtgttttttcAATGCAGTTTTTTCAATCTTCTGTACAGCAATTTGGTGTAAGATGGTTGTTTTAAGTGTGTTTtagaaataaacttgatttgATAAACTTGCCTTTATTATGGCATGCTGTGAATGTGTTATTAAGTGTGATTTGTGAGGTGATGCGCTGCGGATTGCTGGGAAGCCTAGAGACCAGTCAGCATTCAGGTGTGGCtgtacctccctccctctcccttctttttgACTGATGTTGCCTGTCTTGGTCCCACTTACTTGCATTTGGAGTCTCATCACACTAAATCACAATGTCTGCTAATCTGTATTTCCTAAGGAACCCAAGGCCTTGTATCTGTATGGCATCTgagtaaaaaacacaaagggGGATTTAAAATGATGACCAAATGTTATCATCTAATGGGGTTTAGGTTGCATTGGCATTAAAAGTGACCCTGTATATTTGTCAGAAACCCATGTTTCTTCAAAATGCTAGCactttattttcctttgttAGTGAAAAATATCTACATTCTGTTGCAAATCCCCCTGATCCCCTGACTGGCCTAAAGGAGTCTGAAGATTGTCCTAGATTGTTGTGATAAAAACTGAAAAGGTGCCTTAATCTAATCCATGGCTGACTGCAAACAAACCACACGCAAACTGAAATAGACAGCTAGACATAGACACAAACCCTGTGTGACCTACGTTTTAATACAAATGCATAATGACAGCCAGGCTCCCACTGAATgaccagaagtcattggctacCGCCCACTCGATTAGAGAGCACACATAGCCTTGAGTGGCTGAATGGAACAACATAGGTTGTTCCTTGAACCTCCAATGCAGTCTTAAACCACATAATCTGTCACAAGCCATTCATCATCTTGAGTTTGTTCTATCTGGTTTGCTATCACAGAAGCAAAATGCACAACAATACACTCACTGTACATCTGCCTACTCCCTTGGATAACGACAGCAGAACCATTGacaatgtaaaaaagaaaaaaatgcatgacCAAGAGAGAAtgcaaaatgtatgtatttagaTAAATTGGTTGATTGATAAATAATTTGATGACATATCTATTGCatttatattgtttattgttaCTACCCTGTGGTCAAGTTTGGTTATTatcatttgaatttaaattgtCATTTGAATTGACTTTGATATGGCAATAAGTAGCCcgcttttgtatttcatgccaataaagcgcctttgaatctgaatttgaaaaacatgaaaggGAATAAATAAGGATTGCAAACAACCTATTGTGTCACAAATGGATTTATGTTTGAGTGGGCTAAATCACATATTGCGTTTAGTACAGAACTACATTgccagagggaggaggaggtgtaaTTCACCGTAAAATGTTCAGATTTTCTAGGCCAtcataaatgataaatgatgcAGGGAATATGTCAGCTTGCAAAACAATGTCTGGTTCCAATTTTGTGACAAATTGATATGTAGTTAAGTATGATTGCAAATAGCAGGAGCTTGTACAACTAGACTCCACAATTATGCAAGGCATTGCATTTGTAAAATGGCATCAGAAAACACCTGGCCATGACTGCAGACAATTTTAAAAGCAATAGATTGTGAATGTAGAGTGCTTTTCCAGGTACTCAGAGCTCTTCACTATACACTACATTGAGCGAAAGTTCACATTCTATACTGAAGTGTTCCCACAGCCTGCCTACATAACAAAAAACTGGAGAACAGGGGAGATAGTGGATAGTGCGGCTGTGTACTAGAGGCACCATGTTGTGCAGCAGGTCGGCCGTACTGGCTTGTGCCTGTGTGAAAGATCTATAATAGATGACAGGTCTTACAGTGGGCCTGGTTCTATAGTACA
Coding sequences within:
- the LOC139910234 gene encoding P2Y purinoceptor 1-like yields the protein MIPHFINHSGVTKGESFLEYLNQSTAFCSQFENGQWYCYVLLILFTFALPVGILGNIAALINYTCFRKTSSTSNIFLLNLALCDSAWILTLPFNIYFSLQRPYLKDIQIFCQFKKICFNINIYGSILFLTLISFDRYAGTVHPISSLRWWDVGKAKLCSACTWVVLVLGSIPDLFVTFAIRRPGNVTVCMDHIQGPFVYVKTITIIRTLVVFILPFSVMLAFYAMTVRVLRRLPSSRRRRGEQRAGGKPMRLITAALLVFVVSFVPYHVMIITLVFMRIRDQVTPSNTSVLYASYEFFEAICSVSSCLDPVLYILASEKFQRRLLALRRDQYRRMCCRASRRVGVIG